From a region of the Odontesthes bonariensis isolate fOdoBon6 chromosome 4, fOdoBon6.hap1, whole genome shotgun sequence genome:
- the LOC142378451 gene encoding uncharacterized protein C4orf54-like: MEAAEKTLTYRHDTGLDRKLLTHDKSDYKPKSKDLATETNSNESNYVDLDMKPDGPKTVKVTFTGEGNQLSVIKSDSSKQEERKITSDEIIEQSEDKRDTVPEPESGESPFETLTQLPNTDQDAEDEKQRLTELDHVCGDELHYTDMYLNSKTESDDGASAVLSDQCGSDTVEDESHYITTHEIQLTELDHDVDYDLGRGTCWDFEDNNLVYSFVDYASFESDETQEGTLILEGRSQAKLQSNLSGAVVSTEQEESDLCDSDKCASSDESVCKNQSGDHGAGKIHLSIKTSSRAVTDPVSVFDNSTHGYTKHFADRSHFSFVSSGARAGPPCDRGQYFIPAPGRQHLATKLRRKDINEYSSGASSSISELDDADKEVRNLTAKSFRSLACPYFDAINLSTSSESSVSEYGLNKWSTYVDWNYGNISRAGEHSVIAHKTSSATLEMNNPVDSRRHGKSITGFKTPPTKLYSLNKKNTTQQASSSCKKIQVKDSAQPAQRGVTLNFRCNVESHDGRRGSKCSKKARPNEVTGTVLARSGCEMQCHHTDSTGDTQKRAIFASSLLKNVISKKMQFEQERKMERGEIRDTYPAGSPCFHTKDQDRMRQRQTSESGSAFTVNSTDDEHVEGSRSSSCGLAEEMTGSKAPDNTEKGQEVPQKAPLIHSQSSAFNSLKEDEPLPVKDAEPASAIDSQTAAKEGLDTSSMLTKLLFVPSCQLLSNDKNFTDNLAQRTLDTGAPTGSQQCEQEPKKCNDRNTEGKEENEKGGKTPEIKICLRSVKENKGCTLNIANLLTPKISSNMNMFRAADNNKCHVLSAADKVPNFTVRDIRDTKGKFQTPIYHVRDVRKLVKSSYRFVALDNSDSKSSQVTDKLEEKAKVESVKHLLPSPIVIKCNSVKTNAKSHTMEASQTQVEADAPSETSQSENTSQCAASRGPTVISKQGNPDQSEMQPLEAKLAKQRQDKFTGETSERRTEAPVPKQDALEKLRAAVKTMEQLYVFDKKEWKRKTQAPQPVTGSHVLSLIAREEQGVDDLEATNTVGIPPSLTNTAETGKPQGDKKALNIIHVPYNNDTFKTQSQQSKTFTNKSVLHFGNRNRVSINSDNNSLPQSSFQNTSSTMKSFKTPVAPLSVKIEPPKHDQVEEQGKAKISPTNPSVTQRCSDSENYLTMPGLGHAYETKLLNQEPVTREGNSSFSRVDAGVTKGPKQKKSPLIMEYPAATIYHHSRAVISPLKQQQVLCFSPSVPTVSPTRETVSPTQRKMLLDPATGHYYLVDTPIQATTKRLFDPETGQYVDVPMSHSPVAPVTPVPLSLSPLALRPAAYAPTYMIYPGFIPSPTLAAQAVMPQSPCNSEDAPGEKSKKSKKSNTAGAESMYYSATGEAPQGSLHLPVSLGHVTTRGNVASSERKPLISITTQQGPRIIAPPSFDGKTMSFVVEHR; the protein is encoded by the coding sequence ATGGAAGCAGCGGAGAAAACTCTCACTTACCGACATGACACCGGacttgacaggaagctgctcaCACACGACAAGAGTGATTACAAGCCGAAGAGTAAGGACCTCGCCACCGAGACAAACAGCAACGAGTCCAACTATGTGGATCTGGACATGAAACCTGACGGTCCGAAAACGGTAAAAGTGACTTTCACTGGTGAGGGAAACCAGCTGTCTGTTATCAAAAGCGACAGCTCAAAGCAGGAGGAACGGAAAATCACTTCAGATGAGATTATTGAGCAGTCAGAGGACAAGCGGGACACCGTCCCCGAGCCCGAGTCGGGTGAGTCTCCATTTGAAACTCTGACACAACTCCCAAACACTGATCAAGACGCGGAGGATGAGAAGCAGCGCCTGACTGAGCTGGACCATGTGTGTGGCGATGAGCTCCACTACACGGACATGTATCTGAACAGCAAGACCGAGTCCGATGACGGCGCCAGCGCCGTGCTGTCCGACCAATGCGGCTCTGACACAGTGGAGGACGAGTCCCACTATATCACCACGCATGAAATTCAGTTGACCGAGCTCGACCACGACGTAGATTACGACCTCGGGCGAGGGACCTGTTGGGACTTTGAAGACAACAACCTGGTATATTCTTTTGTGGATTACGCTTCTTTTGAAAGCGATGAAACTCAGGAGGGTACTTTGATTCTGGAGGGCAGGAGTCAGGCAAAATTGCAGTCTAATCTTAGTGGAGCAGTTGTCAGCACTGAGCAGGAGGAGAGTGATCTTTGTGACTCGGACAAATGCGCCAGTTCAGATGAAAGTGTGTGCAAAAACCAAAGTGGAGACCACGGTGCAGGAAAAATTCACTTATCCATTAAAACATCTTCCAGAGCGGTGACCGACCCTGTCAGTGTCTTTGATAACAGTACACATGGGTACACAAAACACTTTGCAGACAGGAGTCATTTCTCTTTTGTGAGCTCTGGCGCCAGAGCGGGGCCCCCGTGCGATAGAGGCCAATATTTCATCCCTGCTCCAGGACGTCAGCACCTTGCAACCAAACTGAGACGGAAAGATATTAATGAGTATTCCAGCGGAGCGTCCAGCTCTATCAGTGAACTGGACGACGCCGATAAAGAGGTGCGTAACTTAACCGCCAAGTCTTTCCGAAGCTTGGCATGCCCATACTTTGATGCCATAAATCTTAGCACATCCAGTGAATCATCTGTGTCGGAATATGGGCTAAATAAATGGTCGACATATGTCGACTGGAATTATGGAAACATATCGAGAGCAGGAGAGCACAGCGTGATTGCGCACAAGACCTCCAGCGCAACACTGGAGATGAATAATCCTGTGGATAGTAGGAGGCATGGTAAATCTATCACCGGTTTTAAAACCCCACCTACGAAACTGTATTCCCTAAACAAGAAGAACACTACGCAACAAGCATCATCTTCTTGTAAAAAGATCCAAGTGAAAGACTCTGCTCAGCCAGCGCAGCGCGGAGTCACGTTGAACTTTCGCTGCAATGTTGAATCCCACGATGGACGCAGGGGTTCCAAATGCTCCAAGAAGGCCCGACCGAATGAAGTCACCGGGACTGTGCTGGCCAGGTCGGGGTGTGAGATGCAGTGTCATCACACAGATAGCACAGGGGACACACAGAAGAGAGCAATTTTTGCATCAagtcttttaaaaaatgtgatttccaaaaAGATGCAGTTTGAACAGGAGCGTAAAATGGAGAGGGGTGAGATCCGTGACACATACCCCGCAGGCTCACCCTGTTTTCATACAAAGGATCAAGACAGAATGAGGCAAAGGCAAACCTCAGAGTCTGGCTCAGCATTTACTGTTAACTCAACTGATGATGAACACGTAGAGGGAAGCAGATCCAGCTCCTGTGGGCTTGCTGAGGAGATGACCGGCAGCAAAGCCCCTGATAATACAGAAAAGGGACAAGAAGTGCCCCAAAAAGCACCACTAATACATAGTCAAAGTAGTGCATTTAATTCATTAAAAGAAGATGAGCCACTCCCTGTGAAAGACGCTGAACCTGCATCTGCAATTGATTCACAGACCGCTGCAAAGGAAGGATTAGACACCAGCAGCATGCTGACAAAACTGCTCTTTGTTCCAAGCTGCCAGCTCCTTTCAAATGACAAAAACTTTACAGATAATCTAGCGCAACGCACACTTGACACAGGTGCACCTACAGGTTCACAGCAATGTGAACAAGAGCCTAAAAAGTGCAATGATCGAAACACTGAGGGCAAAGAAGAAAACGAGAAGGGGGGCAAAACACCTGAGATAAAAATATGCCTGAGAAGtgtgaaagaaaataaaggctGCACACTGAATATTGCAAATCTCTTAACCCCTAAAATAAGTTCTAACATGAATATGTTCAGGGCAGCAGATAATAACAAATGCCATGTTTTGTCTGCAGCAGATAAGGTTCCAAACTTCACTGTTAGAGACATAAGGGACACCAAGGGCAAGTTTCAAACACCAATATATCATGTTAGGGATGTACGTAAATTAGTAAAAAGCTCATATCGCTTTGTTGCTTTGGATAATAGTGACAGTAAATCTTCCCAAGTAACTGATAAACTTGAGGAAAAGGCCAAAGTGGAGTCAGTCAAACATTTACTACCATCTCCTATTGTGATTAAATGCAACTCTGTTAAAACAAACGCGAAATCACATACAATGGAGGCATCGCAAACACAAGTGGAGGCAGACGCCCCGTCTGAAACATCTCAAAGCGAAAATACATCACAGTGTGCCGCTAGCCGAGGGCCCACTGTTATAAGTAAGCAGGGAAATCCTGATCAGTCTGAGATGCAACCCCTCGAAGCCAAACTGGCAAAACAGAGGCAGGACAAGTTCACAGGTGAAACTTCTGAGAGGAGAACTGAGGCTCCAGTGCCAAAACAGGATGCATTGGAGAAGCTCAGAGCTGCAGTCAAAACAATGGAGCAGTTGTATGTTTTTGATAAAAAGGAATGGAAGCGTAAAACTCAAGCCCCACAGCCTGTCACAGGCAGCCACGTGTTGTCACTCATTGCTCGTGAGGAGCAGGGAGTGGACGACCTGGAGGCAACAAACACTGTCGGGATTCCTCCATCGTTAACAAACACTGCAGAAACAGGGAAGCCACAGGGAGATAAAAAAGCTCTAAATATCATACATGTCCCATATAacaatgacacttttaaaacacAGTCACAACAAAGTAAAACGTTCACTAACAAAAGCGTCCTTCATTTTGGCAATAGGAACCGTGTCAGCATTAATTCAGACAATAACTCCCTTCCACAAAGCTCCTTTCAGAATACATCATCAACTATGAAAAGCTTCAAGACACCGGTGGCTCCCCTGTCAGTGAAAATAGAGCCGCCGAAACATGaccaggtggaggagcagggtAAGGCCAAAATCAGTCCCACTAATCCCTCCGTCACACAGAGATGCTCAGACTCTGAGAACTATTTAACTATGCCAGGGCTGGGGCATGCGTATGAGACCAAACTGTTGAATCAAGAGCCTGTTACAAGGGAGGGCAATTCAAGTTTCAGTAGAGTGGATGCAGGTGTCACCAAAGGACCTAAGCAGAAGAAGTCCCCTTTAATCATGGAGTACCCAGCTGCAACCATCTACCATCACTCAAGAGCAGTAATAAGTCCTCTAAAACAACAACAGGTGTTGTGTTTCTCTCCTTCTGTCCCCACTGTGTCCCCTACTAGAGAGACAGTCTCACCAACCCAGCGCAAGATGCTTTTGGATCCCGCAACTGGACATTATTATTTGGTGGACACTCCCATACAGGCCACAACAAAGAGACTGTTTGACCCTGAGACAGGCCAGTACGTGGATGTACCCATGTCTCATTCACCTGTGGCACCTGTCACACCTgtgcctctctctctgtctcccttGGCTCTCAGGCCAGCAGCGTACGCCCCCACCTACATGATATACCCCGGTTTCATCCCCTCACCCACTTTGGCGGCCCAGGCAGTGATGCCACAGTCCCCGTGTAACTCAGAGGATGCACCTGgagaaaagagcaaaaagagcaaaaagagcAACACGGCAGGTGCAGAAAGCATGTATTACAGTGCAACAGGAGAAGCTCCACAAGGTTCACTGCACCTTCCAGTGAGTTTAGGACACGTGACCACAAGAGGAAATGTAGCGAGCTCTGAGAGAAAGCCGCTCATCAGCATCACAACACAGCAGGGTCCAAGAATCATCGCCCCGCCCTCCTTTGATGGAAAAACGATGAGCTTTGTAGTGGAGCATCGGTGA